The following DNA comes from Nocardioides sp. JQ2195.
GCTCGGCCTGCACCTGCGGCCCGCACACCTCGCCCGGTTGAGGAGCCGGGTCGCCCCGGTGGTGGGTCTGGTCGTCCTGCTGGGCATCTTCGTGCTCGCCGGGCACGCCGACGACTGGCTGACCTCCGACGGCGCCTGGCCGCCGCGGTGGCTGTGGTACTCGATTCCCTACGACAGCTTCGGGGTCAGCGCGACCGACGGGATGTGGATCCGCTTCCGGGTGATGATGCTCGGCGCCGTGGGTGTGGCGGCGGTCCTCGCGGTCATCCCCCGCCGGCAGGGCTGGTTCTCCGAGATGGGTGCCGCGACGCTGGTGGTCTATCTCTTCCACGGCTTCTTCGTGCGCTGGACCCGCTCCACCGACTACGCGCTCTGGTCAGCCGACCACACGCCGTACGCCCTGTGGCTGACCATCGCCGCGTCCATCGCGCTGGCCCTGTTCCTGGCGTCACCACCGGTGGTGAGGGTGCTGGGCTGGGCCGTCGACCCGATCGGCTCCGTGCAACGAGCCCGCACCCGCAGCACCCCGTCCCGGCAGTCCTGACGGTGCGGTCCTAGCCGGCCGACGGACCCCAGGTCGGCCGG
Coding sequences within:
- a CDS encoding acyltransferase family protein, with the translated sequence MARDPWLDNVKMTLVTVVVIGHALVLVLANGDNEQIYNFIYTWHIPAFVLVTGYFSRRFTWSRTKLWSLFCTIAVPYLLFEWAMLTFREYLDDPTIESGPIWLDPHWPMWYLSATFLWRLATPILVRHWSALPLSVVASLLMGTLHAEWTTYLDLQRTVGFLPFFVLGLHLRPAHLARLRSRVAPVVGLVVLLGIFVLAGHADDWLTSDGAWPPRWLWYSIPYDSFGVSATDGMWIRFRVMMLGAVGVAAVLAVIPRRQGWFSEMGAATLVVYLFHGFFVRWTRSTDYALWSADHTPYALWLTIAASIALALFLASPPVVRVLGWAVDPIGSVQRARTRSTPSRQS